The following coding sequences are from one Passer domesticus isolate bPasDom1 chromosome 11, bPasDom1.hap1, whole genome shotgun sequence window:
- the FAM43A gene encoding protein FAM43A, translating to MLPWKRSKVELAAGEARRQSKPKGYAVSVHYSALTSLARACPESALHRVGSMFRSKRRKFRVTSEDPTYTVLYLGNATTIQSKGEGCTDLAVCKIWSKSEAGRQGTKMKLTISAQGIRMAHAEDKGLRRPGHLYLLHRVTYCVADPRLPRVFAWIYRHELKHKAVMLRCHAVLVSKPEKAKAMALLLYQTSATALAEFRRLKKRDDARHQQQQLVGEQSIPLVPLRKLLNGQCCYKPPVERSRSAPKLGSITEDLLGEEQEERAMHCDCEDILEALGEPEGELLRPSTGRGESPELGQLLRDLGELSLGNDLRSLRADLRVRRLLSGESTGSESSLESGGTDGAAPPGSDAEQPPPGDPETG from the coding sequence ATGCTGCCCTGGAAGCGGAGCAAGGTGGAGCTGGCGGCGGGCGAGGCTCGGCGGCAGAGCAAGCCCAAGGGGTACGCGGTGAGCGTGCACTACTCGGCCCTCACCTCGCTGGCCCGCGCCTGCCCCGAGAGCGCCCTGCACCGCGTGGGCAGCATGTTCCGCTCCAAGCGGCGGAAATTTCGCGTTACCAGCGAAGACCCCACGTATACTGTGCTCTACCTGGGCAACGCCACCACCATCCAGTCTAAAGGTGAGGGCTGCACCGACCTGGCCGTCTGCAAGATTTGGAGCAAGAGCGAGGCGGGCCGGCAGGGCACCAAGATGAAGCTGACCATCAGCGCTCAGGGCATCCGCATGGCCCACGCCGAGGACAAGGGGCTGCGCCGGCCCGGCCACCTCTACCTGCTGCACCGGGTCACCTACTGCGTGGCCGACCCGCGCCTGCCCCGTGTCTTTGCCTGGATCTACCGCCACGAGCTGAAGCACAAGGCGGTGATGCTGCGCTGCCACGCCGTGCTGGTCTCCAAGCCCGAGAAGGCGAAGGCCATGGCCCTGTTGCTCTACCAGACTTCGGCCACGGCACTGGCCGAGTTCCGCCGGCTGAAGAAGCGGGACGACGCgcggcaccagcagcagcagctggtgggcGAGCAGAGCATCCCGCTGGTGCCGCTGCGCAAGCTGCTCAACGGGCAGTGCTGCTACAAGCCGCCGGTAGAGCGGAGCCGCAGCGCGCCCAAGCTGGGCTCCATCACGGAGGACCTACTGGGCGAGGAGCAGGAAGAGCGGGCCATGCACTGCGACTGCGAAGACATCCTGGAAGCGCTGGGCGAGCCCGAGGGCGAGCTGCTGCGCCCCAGCACCGGCCGCGGcgagagcccagagctgggccagcTCCTCCGCGACCTGGGCGAGCTCAGCCTCGGCAACGATCTGCGCTCGCTGCGCGCCGACCTGCGCGTCCGCCGCCTGCTTTCTGGGGAAAGCACGGGCAGCGAGTCCTCCCTGGAGAGCGGCGGCACGgacggggccgccccgcccggcaGCGACGCCGAGCAGCCGCCCCCCGGCGACCCCGAGACCGGCTGA